The Streptomyces sp. NBC_00775 genome includes the window TACATCGACATCACCGGGCCGCCCGCGTTGGCGACCATCGTCGTGAAGCCGCCGAGCACCCCGTACGAACGCGCCTTGATCCGGCCGGTGCGGGTCGCCACCGAGTCGGGTTCGTCGTCCTGGGCGGCAGCCCGGCGACGCCACATGGTGACCGCCGCCATCAGCAGCAGGATCGCGCCGATCGAGGTCCGCACGACCCCGTCGTCGGCCCACACCAGGAACAGCGTGCCGAGGACGACGCCCGCGGCGACCGCCGGGAACAGCCGCCAGAGCGTCGGCCAGTGGGCGTGCCGCCGGTAGGTGAGTACGGCGAGCACGTCCCCGACGATCAGGATGGGCAGGAGCACCCCGGTCGAGGCGCGGGCGGGCAGCACGGCGGCGAAGATCGCCAGGCTGACCGTGTTGGCCCCGCTCACGGCGGTCTTCGAGAAACCGACGAGCAGGGCCGCGGCGGCGAGAGCGGCGAACTCCCAGATGGATATGTGCCAGAGCGTCATCGTGTTCATGCGGGGACCGATGCTATGCGCACGCATCTCACCGCGTAAGCAGCGTCTCGCCAGGTGACCTCCGCGGCACGTCGCGGCGGTCCCGCCGACGGACCGTCCCGCCGACGCCTGGTGCCCCCGCGTCAGCTCCCGTGGCGCGCCCGCGGCTCCCGCTTGAGGACCTTCGCGCTCGGGCCCAGCGGCAGCGCGTCGGTGGACTCCACGCGGCGCGGGTACGTGTGGCGGCCCAGGTGCTCCTTGGACCAGTCGGTGATCTCCGCCGCGTCCGAAGTGGTTCCCGGGGCGCGTACGACGACCGCGCACGCCTCCTCTCCGTGCGGCTCGGCCGAAGGCGTGGAACTGCGGCAGCGCGCCGAGCGCCATGTCGTCGGGTCGGATGTCTCCGTTCCTTGCTGCGGCTCTGGTTCCGCATGCCCTCGCGGTCAGCCGGGCGGCCGCGAGTCGCCCGGGGGTGGCAGACTGCTCGCACGTCGTGTCGAACGCGGGTCGGCAGGGCGAACTGGACAGCCGAGCAGAGGAGTTGACGCATGACGGGGACCGAGCCCGCCGCCCACCAGATCGACACCAGCAAGCCGCATCCGGCGCGGGTGTACGACTGGTACCTGGGCGGCAAGGACAACTACCCGGTCGACGAGCAGCTCGGGCAGCACATCATGTCGCTCGATCCGGGCGCCAAGCGTGCCGCGCACAGCAACCGCTGGTTCATGCAGCGGGCCACCCGCCACCTGGTCCGCGCGGCGGGCATCCGCCAGTTCCTCGACGTCGGCACCGGCATTCCCACGGAACCCAACCTGCACCAGATCGCCCAGTTCACCGCTCCGGACGCACGGGTCGTGTACGTCGACAACGACCCGATCGTCCTTGCGCACGCCGAGGCCCTGTTGCGCGGAACCCCGGAGGGAGTGACGGAGTACGTCCAGGCCGACGCGCGCGAGCCGCGGAAGATCCTCGAAGAGGCGGGGCGCGTACTCGACTTCGACCGTCCCGTAGCCCTGTCGCTCATCGCCCTGATGCACTTCATCGCCGACGAGAGCGGCGCGTACGAGCTGGTGGAGACCCTCGTGGAGGCGCTGGCGCCGGGCAGTTGTCTGGTTCTGTCCGCGATGACCGCCGACTTCGAGCCCGAGAACGTGCGGCGGGGCATCGAGACGTATGCGAAGGGAGGCGTGACCCTCGTGGGCCGCTCGCGCACCGAAGTGAGCCGCTTCTTCAAGGGACTTGACCTGGTCGAGCCGGGAATCGTGTCCGTGAAGGACTGGCATCCGGAACTCGGGGAGGGCGAGACCCCGATCGGCGACGCGCCTGTCTCCTTGTACGGCGGAGTCGGTTTCAAGGCCTAGCAGGGCCCTCGGCCCCAAGGCGGCACGGGGGCGAATCCCGGGACGACGGTGCGGCCCGTCATGTCGAGCACCTCGGCATCGGCGGTGATCTCGCGCTCCATCGCCGCGATCCTCCCGTCCTCGGTGAGGACGTCGCCCTGGGGCAGGTCCCCGATGTCGGGGTCCAAAAACGCTGTGCCGCACGGACGGCGACAGCCTCCTGGAGCATCTCGATCTCCTGGAGCACCCCGATCAGCTGCCTGATGGCGGGCCCGCGGGCCGCGCCCGGCCGGATCACGGCGAAGACGGTACGGCTGACGGTGAGAACCGTACGGCTGACGGGCTGCGCGAGCGGACAGCAGTGGTACGCGCGAGTCGGACAGCAGTGTCAGCAGGACTCCTCCGCCCCGGCGCACGACTCGTCCACGATCCCGAGCGTGACAAAGGCGCGGGTGAACGACATGAAGCCCTCCTCGCCCAGGGGCTCCACCACACGTCGGCGGACCGCCTCGGCGAACACCTTGGCCGCAGTCGTGGCGGTCTCCCGGCCGAGCGGTGTCAGCGCGGCGTACGTCACCCTGCGGTCGGAGCTGGACGGGCGGCGCTCGACGAATCCGGCGTCGGCCAGCCGGTCGACGACTCCGGTCGTCCCGGCGGTGGAGAAGCCGAGCGTCTGGGCGAGGAGCCGCATGGGGGCGGCCTGATCGGGCGCGGTGACCAGGAAGCAGAGCACTTCGAGCGACGAGGGCGGCAGACCGACCTCGCGCTGCGCCTCGGCGAGCAGTTCGTCGGTGAGGTCACGGAATCCCGACGCCAACGCATTCCAGCGCTGCAGCAGCTCGGTCAACTCGGCGCTCGGGCACGCCTCGTCGGCAGCGCCGGGGCACTCGACCTCTTCGGCTGACTGCTGGGACTCCCCCATGCGCTGACTCCCGTCGTCCAATCCCAAGGCCTGCCCCGTTCTTGATCCCAAGGCCTGCCCCGTTCTTGATTCCGGGGCCCGACCCGCTTGCCGAGGATACCTCGCACAGCTATTATCTCGCCAACTACCTAATAGCTGCCTAGGTAATAGCTAGCGGTGTATTGATCCTTCAAGCAACCCGCACCCGTCCCCCGAAAGGCATGAACGACCATGTCCCACACCACTTCGCACTCCCCCCAGTCCGGTTCGCTCGCGGAGGTCGCCGCCGGTCGCTGGACTCTCGACCCGGCGGGCACGACGGTCCGTGTCCAGCACAAGACGTTCTGGGGCCTGGTCAACGTCAAGGGCGTCTTCACCGAGGTCAGCGGCGACGGCGAGGTGCTCGCCGGCGGCGGCGCGCACGGCAGCGTGACGATCGACGCCGCTTCCCTGGACACCAAGAACGCCAAGCGCGACAAGCACCTGCGCTCCGCGGACTTCTTCGACGTCGACAAGCACCCCTCGCTCGTCTTCACCGCCAACGAGGTCACCGCGACCGGCAACGGCAGCGCCCAGGTCACCGGCGAACTGACCGTGACGGGCGTGAGCCGCGAGCTGTCCTTCACCGCCGAGGCGTCCGAGATATCGGCCGACGCGGTCACCCTCACCGCCGAGATCCCCGTGGAGCGCGCGCAGTTCGGCATGACCTGGAACCAGGCCGGCATGCTGAAGCCGCTGACGTTCGTCACGATCACCGCGCGCTTCACCCGCCAGGCGTCCTGACACCGCGCCCGTCCCGGCCGTCCTCCCCCGCTGCCACGCCGAACTACTCCACTAGGGTGAGCGTCTACGCGGGTGCGCGGGGCGGAGGGAAGCGAGCGGTGGGCAAGAAGGCGGTGACCTCGCCCCAGGGCGATACCTCGACGGTCAGGGACGTCGCGGCCCGGGCGGGCGTGTCGGCGTCCACCGTCTCCCGTGTGCTCGGCGGCACCTACCCCGTGGCCAAGGCCACCCGCGCCAAGGTCCTCAAGGCCATACGCGAGCTCGACTATGTGGTCAACGCACACGCCCGGGCGCTGGGCGGCTCCACCAACAACACGGTGGCGTTCGTCGTAGACGACGTCACCGGATCGTTCTACGCCCATATCGCTCGCGGTGTGGAGGAGCAGGCGTCCGCCGAGGGCCGGCTGTGCATGCTGTGCACCACGCACAACGACCCGCAGCGCGTTCTCGCGGTGGTCGAGACGATGCGTGAACAGCGCGCCGACGCCGTCATCGTGGTCGGCGGCGCCTGGGACGACCAGGCCTACCAGGACCGCATGACCCACTTCGCGCACGCCCTCGACCGGGCGGGCTCGCGGCTCGTCCTCGTCGGTCGGCCGCCGCTAGGCCCGGGAGTGCCCGCGACCGTCGTGGACTACGACAACGAGGGCGGCGCCTTCGCCATGACGACCCATCTGCTGAGCGCGGGCCACCGCCGGGTCGCCTATCTCGGCCGGGTGCCGGGCCTGTCCACCAGCGGCCAGCGCATCAGCGGCTTCACCCGGGCACACGAGATGCTCGACGTCGAGCCCGACCCCAAGCTGATCATCGACGGCACCTTCAGCCGCGGCTTCGGCTACCAGGGAATGCGTGAACTCCTCATATCCGGCGCCGAGTTCAGCGCCGTCTTCGCGGGCACCGACATGGTCGCGGCGGGAGCCCTGCAGGCGCTGAGGGAGGCCGGAGTGCGCGTTCCCGAGGACGTCGCGCTGGCCGGCTACGACGACATCCCGACCGCCATCGACGTGTACCCGACGCTGACCACCGTCCACGTACCGGCCGAGGCGCTGGGCCGTGCGGCCGTCCGGTTGGCGCTGCACCGCGAGGAGTTCCCGGAGAGCCAGCACCACGTGCTCGGCACCCACATCGTCGTACGGGACTCGACGCGGCGCCACGGCCGCTGATCGCACCCCCTTCTCCGATCGCGCTCCCTTCTCTGATCGCGCCCCCCTTCACGGAACGCGCCGACCGGTACCGCCGCACGGGTACGTCGCCCTGGCCAAGGCGCGCCGGGACTGGTGCATTCGGCCGACGGCAGGCAGACGGCCATTGCACGTGATGGTGTCCCGCCGCGCATACGAGGAGTGCCCGGCAGTGGCAGTGCGCCGATTGAACTGGCCCAAAATGCGTCAATATCACCCATATGCGAACTAACGTCAGGGGCGCGCCCTGATGGCGATCGGCCTGGGCGCCCTGACCGCGGGTTTCGCGCTGCTCGCCCTCTGGCCGGAGCCCACCGGCTACGGCGTGATCGCCGTCGTACTGACCTCGCTCGGCCTGGGTGACGGCCTGGCCATCACCACGTCCGCGGCCGTGCTGGTCTCCGCGGTTCCCGCCGAACGGGCCGGGCAGGCCGGCGCGGTCTCGGAGACGAGCTACGAGCTGGGGGTGGGCCCGGGCGTCGCTCTGCTCGGCTCCATCCATGCCGCCGTCTATCACGCGAGGCTCGGCCCTCTCCCCCTGGAGGGCGAACAGCTCCGCACCGCCAGGGAGTCCGCGGGCGGCGCCCATGATGTCGCCCAGGACATCGGCGGCGCCCAGGGCGCGGCCGTACTGAGGGCGGCGAGTGACGCCTTCGACAGCGCGCTCACCACAACCGCGTACGTCTCCGCCGCCCTCGTGGCGGTCGCCGCCGTCCTCACGGTCGCCCTCGTGCCCAAGGACTTCAAAGTGACCGGCACCCACTGACCGCGACGGCGAGCGGTCACGACCCGCGCAAAAAGGGCCTCCGCAGGCTCTCGCCCGCGAAGACCCTTCGCACCGTCGGGACGACAGGATTTGAACCTGCGACCCCTTGACCCCCAGTCAAGTGCGCTACCAAGCTGCGCCACGTCCCGGTGCCCGTCTGACCTGGTGTTTTCCCTGGCCGAACGTGCACCGAAACAATACCGCACTCGTGCCGGTGGTCGCGCACTCCTTTATTCGGGGCGAACGCGCCCTACGGGTTCGGCGCTACGGTTCGATGTTGACCTCAAGTTTGGTTGAGGTTGCACGATCGTCAGCATGAAGATCACGGCTCAGCGGAGCTACGCGTACACGGACCTGCCCCGGCTGATGGGGCTGATGACGGGCGACGAGAAGCACGGACCGGCGGCGACGTCCACCATGGACGCGCTGTGGGTGCTCTATGACCGGGTGCTGCGGCTCGGGCCCGGGCGGATGGAGGATCCGGGGCGCGACCGGTTCCTGCTGTCCAAGGGGCACGGGCCGATGGCGTACTACGCGGTGCTCGCGGCCAAGGGTTTTGTGCCCGTCGAGTGGCTGCCCGGCTTCGGCTCGTACGACTCGCCGCTGGGGCACCACCCGGACCGGGTGCTGGTGCCGGGTGCCGAGATCGGCAGTGGATCCCTCGGGCACGGGCTGCCGATCGCCGTGGGCACGGCGCTCGGGCTGCGGGCGCAGGGGCTCGACGAGCCGCATGTGTGGGTGCTGATCGGTGACGCGGAGCTGGACGAGGGCAGCAATCACGAGGCGATCGCATACGCCGGGCCCGCCGGTCTCGAACAGCTGCACACCGTCGTGATCGACAACTCCTCCGCCAGCCATGCCCGGCCCGGCGGGATCGCCGCCCGGTTCGAGGCGGCCGGCTGGTCCGCCGCGACGGTCGACGGCCGGGACCACGAGGCGCTGTACGACGCCTTCACCGCCCCTCATCCGGGCCTCCCGCGCGTGGTCGTCGCCCAGGTCGAGCCGAAATCCGCCTGAGCCGCGCCCGCCCCTCTCGTACGCCTTCTGGAAGGACACGACATCTCATGGACACCATGCGTGACCGATTCGCCCCTGTCGTCTCACGGCTGCTCGACGAGGACCCGCGCGTCGCGGTCGTCCTCGCCGAGATCGGCAAGGACGGATTCACGGAGGCACAGCGCCGGCACCCGGATCGGGTGATCAACGTCGGGATTCGCGAACAGCTCCTGATCGGGGCGGGCGCGGGACTGGCCCTGACCGGGCTGCGCCCCGTGGTCCACACCTTCGCCAGCTTCCTCGTCGAGCGCCCCTTCGAGCAGGTCAAGCTCGACCTCGGGCACCAGGACGTGGGCGCGGTGCTGGTGAGCGCCGCCGCCTCCTTCGACTGGCCCGCCGGCGGCTTCACGCACATGGCGCCCGGTGATGTGGCCCTGCTCGACACGCTGGACGGCTGGACCGTGCATGTCCCCGGCCACCCCGACGAGGCCGAGACACTGCTGCGCCATGCCGTCGCCGCCGGGGACGACAAGGTGTACGTGCGGCTGTCCGCGCAGTCCAACACGCACGGGCACGCGGTCGACGGGACACGCTTCCTCACCGTCCGCGAAGGCCGTGCCGGTGTCGTGGTCGCCGTCGGGCCGATGCTCGACGCCGTACTGGCCGCCACGGAAGGGCTCGACGTCACCGTGCTGTACGCCACCACCGTGCGCCCGTTCGACACGGCCGCGCTGCGCCGCGCGACGGAGACCGCGGGCACCGATGTCGTCCTTGTGGAGCCGTACCTGGCCGGTACGTCCACGACGGCCGCGAACGACGCGCTCGTCGACGTACCCCACCGCGTCCTCGGTCTCGGCGTGGGCCGTCGTGAGCTGCGCCGGTACGGCACCATCGAGGAACACGTCGCCGCGCACGGCCTCGGCGCGAGGTCCCTGCGGGAGCGGATCGACGGCTTCCTGGGGGCACGGGTCGGCGTCTGATCCCCGCGCCCGGTCCCTCACACGGCTCGACGGTCGTCCCGCCGGGCCGTGTGAGCCGCTTCAGGCATCACCGCGGTCGTACGCGACGGGGGTATAGGGGTATCGACGCGCACCAGGTTGCGTATCGCGGGCACCGACAGCAGGGCCGTCGAGACGACGAGGGTCATGACGCCTGCGATGAGGAGGACATGGTCCGCGCCTAGGGCCGTGGCGGCCGGTCCCGCCAGGGCCTGGCCGACGGGCATCATCGCGAGGGAGCCGGCGACGTCGTAGGCGTGGATGCGGTTGAGGACGTCCGGCGCGACCTGCGTCTGCACGCTGGTCGCCCACATCACGCCCCAGAGCGACATCCCCGCCCCCGCTATCACCGCTCCGGCCGACATGGCCGCCACACCGAGCCCCGCCCCGACGGACGCGGGGAAGCAGGCGAAGGCGAAGAGGGCGAACGAGCCGGCCCGCAGCATACGGCGGGGGCACAGCCGCAGTGC containing:
- a CDS encoding sulfite exporter TauE/SafE family protein, producing MNTMTLWHISIWEFAALAAAALLVGFSKTAVSGANTVSLAIFAAVLPARASTGVLLPILIVGDVLAVLTYRRHAHWPTLWRLFPAVAAGVVLGTLFLVWADDGVVRTSIGAILLLMAAVTMWRRRAAAQDDEPDSVATRTGRIKARSYGVLGGFTTMVANAGGPVMSMYLLSAGFRKLGFLGTSAFFFLIVNVSKVPFSVGLGLIDGHSLLLDAALAAFVVPGAFIGKWAVNRINQLLFERLVIAATVVGGVQLLLR
- a CDS encoding SAM-dependent methyltransferase, which translates into the protein MTGTEPAAHQIDTSKPHPARVYDWYLGGKDNYPVDEQLGQHIMSLDPGAKRAAHSNRWFMQRATRHLVRAAGIRQFLDVGTGIPTEPNLHQIAQFTAPDARVVYVDNDPIVLAHAEALLRGTPEGVTEYVQADAREPRKILEEAGRVLDFDRPVALSLIALMHFIADESGAYELVETLVEALAPGSCLVLSAMTADFEPENVRRGIETYAKGGVTLVGRSRTEVSRFFKGLDLVEPGIVSVKDWHPELGEGETPIGDAPVSLYGGVGFKA
- a CDS encoding MarR family winged helix-turn-helix transcriptional regulator; its protein translation is MGESQQSAEEVECPGAADEACPSAELTELLQRWNALASGFRDLTDELLAEAQREVGLPPSSLEVLCFLVTAPDQAAPMRLLAQTLGFSTAGTTGVVDRLADAGFVERRPSSSDRRVTYAALTPLGRETATTAAKVFAEAVRRRVVEPLGEEGFMSFTRAFVTLGIVDESCAGAEESC
- a CDS encoding YceI family protein, with translation MSHTTSHSPQSGSLAEVAAGRWTLDPAGTTVRVQHKTFWGLVNVKGVFTEVSGDGEVLAGGGAHGSVTIDAASLDTKNAKRDKHLRSADFFDVDKHPSLVFTANEVTATGNGSAQVTGELTVTGVSRELSFTAEASEISADAVTLTAEIPVERAQFGMTWNQAGMLKPLTFVTITARFTRQAS
- a CDS encoding LacI family DNA-binding transcriptional regulator translates to MGKKAVTSPQGDTSTVRDVAARAGVSASTVSRVLGGTYPVAKATRAKVLKAIRELDYVVNAHARALGGSTNNTVAFVVDDVTGSFYAHIARGVEEQASAEGRLCMLCTTHNDPQRVLAVVETMREQRADAVIVVGGAWDDQAYQDRMTHFAHALDRAGSRLVLVGRPPLGPGVPATVVDYDNEGGAFAMTTHLLSAGHRRVAYLGRVPGLSTSGQRISGFTRAHEMLDVEPDPKLIIDGTFSRGFGYQGMRELLISGAEFSAVFAGTDMVAAGALQALREAGVRVPEDVALAGYDDIPTAIDVYPTLTTVHVPAEALGRAAVRLALHREEFPESQHHVLGTHIVVRDSTRRHGR
- a CDS encoding transketolase; protein product: MKITAQRSYAYTDLPRLMGLMTGDEKHGPAATSTMDALWVLYDRVLRLGPGRMEDPGRDRFLLSKGHGPMAYYAVLAAKGFVPVEWLPGFGSYDSPLGHHPDRVLVPGAEIGSGSLGHGLPIAVGTALGLRAQGLDEPHVWVLIGDAELDEGSNHEAIAYAGPAGLEQLHTVVIDNSSASHARPGGIAARFEAAGWSAATVDGRDHEALYDAFTAPHPGLPRVVVAQVEPKSA
- a CDS encoding transketolase family protein translates to MDTMRDRFAPVVSRLLDEDPRVAVVLAEIGKDGFTEAQRRHPDRVINVGIREQLLIGAGAGLALTGLRPVVHTFASFLVERPFEQVKLDLGHQDVGAVLVSAAASFDWPAGGFTHMAPGDVALLDTLDGWTVHVPGHPDEAETLLRHAVAAGDDKVYVRLSAQSNTHGHAVDGTRFLTVREGRAGVVVAVGPMLDAVLAATEGLDVTVLYATTVRPFDTAALRRATETAGTDVVLVEPYLAGTSTTAANDALVDVPHRVLGLGVGRRELRRYGTIEEHVAAHGLGARSLRERIDGFLGARVGV